Proteins co-encoded in one Actinomadura luteofluorescens genomic window:
- a CDS encoding TetR/AcrR family transcriptional regulator: MSGDARFTVTRTLSKDQQARRERLIDSARELALEGGYPAVTMHDVADRAGVARATVYRYFATKDHLLTEVAATWAHRVTDDVDALAVGDTPQERLTALLERIVYVAAAEPTLTSAIIQAVTSDDSSVDDARTVLFLFLRDRLSTAIGDPVPERDDVEIVLGHILLAALISLASLRQPAEEVAAMVRTAGRLVLAGAFAAPTQA, encoded by the coding sequence TTGAGCGGCGATGCGCGGTTCACCGTCACGCGGACGCTGAGCAAGGATCAGCAGGCGCGGCGCGAGCGGCTGATCGACTCGGCCCGCGAGCTCGCGCTGGAGGGCGGCTACCCGGCCGTCACCATGCACGACGTGGCCGACCGCGCCGGCGTCGCCCGCGCGACCGTCTACCGGTACTTCGCCACCAAGGACCACCTGCTCACCGAGGTCGCGGCGACGTGGGCGCACCGCGTCACCGACGACGTCGACGCGCTCGCCGTCGGCGACACCCCGCAGGAGCGGCTCACCGCGCTGCTGGAGCGCATCGTGTACGTGGCGGCGGCCGAGCCGACCCTGACATCGGCGATCATCCAGGCCGTGACCTCGGACGACTCCAGCGTCGACGACGCCCGCACCGTGCTGTTCCTGTTCCTGCGCGACCGGCTCTCGACGGCGATCGGCGACCCGGTGCCCGAGCGGGACGACGTCGAGATCGTCCTCGGCCACATCCTGCTCGCCGCGCTGATCAGCCTGGCGTCGCTGCGCCAGCCGGCCGAGGAGGTCGCCGCGATGGTCCGCACCGCCGGGCGGCTGGTGCTGGCCGGCGCCTTCGCCGCGCCCACCCAGGCCTGA
- a CDS encoding MFS transporter, with protein MDMGRPVRAGWREWTGLALLALPTMLLGLDVTALYLVVPSLAADLDPSATETLWIMDAYGFLIAGFLITMGSWGDRVGRRRMLMIGMAAFGAASVFAAFAPSAPWLIVARALLGVAGATLMPSTLSLIGTMFTDVRQRALAIGVWATMFALGMAAGPVAGGALVAGFWWGAAFLIAVPVAVLVLAAAPALLPEYRNPGGRPDPLSVGSSLAAMLLITFALKHAAAHGLDARASAAALAGGGAAVVFVRRQLRLSEPLLDMKLFTGRTFRAALSVLLIGLVGFGGVMFLVTQYLQFVEGLSPMAAGLWMGPPALAMLVGALGAPLVAARVSPGVVMSAALALSLVGYVLLALAGTDGKPGVIAGFAFVYLGLGVIAALGTDIVVGAAPPEKSGSAAALSETVQELGVAVGVALLGSLTTVLYRREVEAPSGLTPSAADAYNDSLSGAWSLADRLPPSAFDAARTAFTSGLNTAAAVAGIAVAAASLVSFTALRRLRPLGDAGREAEPIASASMSGGDG; from the coding sequence ATGGACATGGGGCGGCCGGTGCGCGCCGGGTGGCGCGAGTGGACGGGGCTCGCGTTGCTCGCGCTGCCGACGATGCTGCTGGGGCTGGACGTGACGGCGCTCTACCTCGTCGTTCCGAGCCTGGCCGCGGACCTGGACCCGTCCGCGACGGAGACGCTGTGGATCATGGACGCCTACGGCTTCCTCATCGCGGGCTTCCTGATCACGATGGGGTCGTGGGGGGACCGGGTCGGGCGGCGCCGGATGCTGATGATCGGCATGGCGGCGTTCGGCGCGGCCTCGGTCTTCGCGGCGTTCGCTCCCAGCGCGCCCTGGCTGATCGTGGCGCGGGCACTGCTCGGAGTGGCCGGCGCGACGCTCATGCCGTCGACGCTGTCGCTGATCGGCACCATGTTCACCGACGTCCGGCAGCGGGCGCTGGCGATCGGCGTGTGGGCGACGATGTTCGCCCTCGGGATGGCGGCGGGACCGGTCGCGGGCGGTGCGCTGGTCGCCGGCTTCTGGTGGGGTGCGGCCTTCCTCATCGCCGTGCCGGTCGCCGTGCTGGTGCTGGCCGCCGCGCCGGCACTGCTGCCGGAGTACCGGAACCCCGGCGGCCGTCCGGACCCGCTGAGCGTCGGGTCGTCCCTCGCGGCGATGCTGCTGATCACCTTCGCGCTCAAGCACGCGGCGGCCCACGGCCTCGACGCCCGGGCGTCGGCCGCCGCCCTCGCCGGCGGTGGCGCCGCGGTCGTGTTCGTCCGCCGGCAGTTGCGCCTGAGCGAGCCGCTGCTGGACATGAAGCTCTTCACCGGCCGGACCTTCCGCGCGGCACTGTCCGTCCTGCTGATCGGCCTGGTCGGTTTCGGCGGGGTGATGTTCCTGGTCACCCAGTACCTGCAGTTCGTCGAGGGCCTCTCCCCGATGGCGGCGGGGCTGTGGATGGGGCCGCCCGCGCTGGCGATGCTCGTCGGCGCCCTCGGTGCCCCGCTCGTGGCGGCCCGGGTGTCGCCCGGCGTCGTCATGTCGGCCGCCTTGGCCCTGTCGCTGGTCGGCTACGTGCTGCTCGCCCTCGCGGGGACGGACGGCAAGCCGGGCGTGATCGCTGGATTCGCGTTCGTGTACCTCGGGCTCGGGGTCATCGCCGCGCTCGGCACCGACATCGTCGTGGGTGCGGCGCCACCGGAGAAGTCCGGATCAGCGGCCGCGCTCTCCGAGACCGTTCAGGAACTCGGCGTCGCGGTGGGGGTCGCGCTCCTGGGAAGCCTCACCACCGTGCTCTACCGGAGGGAAGTCGAGGCCCCTTCCGGGCTGACGCCGTCCGCGGCCGATGCCTACAACGACAGCCTCTCCGGAGCCTGGTCCCTCGCGGACCGGTTGCCGCCCTCGGCCTTCGACGCCGCGAGAACCGCGTTCACCAGCGGGCTCAACACCGCCGCCGCGGTGGCGGGCATCGCTGTGGCGGCCGCTTCGCTGGTCAGCTTCACGGCGCTGCGCCGCCTCCGGCCCCTCGGCGACGCCGGCCGTGAGGCGGAGCCGATAGCCTCGGCGAGCATGAGCGGCGGTGACGGGTGA
- a CDS encoding LysE family translocator, producing MTHPLLFLLAALTLVAIPGPNHLYITTRSVGEGRRAGIASALGVETGTLVHIAAAAAGLSAVVAASATAFGFLRYAGAAYLVYLAYRTLRGRDHTGGPGLEPRPLHRVYLDGVLVNVLNPKVVLFFLAFLPQFVDQDAGAVPLQIVVLGAVTALIGLASDIVYAVAAGSIGAWLRARPAFARRQRYATGLIYLALGAAAVFAAPSARRA from the coding sequence ATGACCCACCCGCTGCTGTTCCTGCTGGCCGCCCTGACGCTCGTCGCCATCCCGGGCCCGAACCACCTCTACATCACCACGCGCAGCGTCGGTGAGGGCCGCCGCGCAGGGATCGCGTCCGCGCTCGGTGTCGAGACGGGCACGCTCGTCCACATCGCCGCGGCCGCGGCCGGGCTGTCCGCGGTCGTCGCCGCGTCCGCGACCGCGTTCGGGTTCCTGCGCTACGCGGGTGCCGCATACCTCGTCTACCTCGCGTACCGGACGCTGCGCGGCCGCGACCACACCGGCGGGCCCGGCCTCGAACCGCGGCCGCTTCACCGCGTCTACCTGGACGGTGTCCTCGTCAACGTCCTCAACCCGAAGGTCGTGCTGTTCTTCCTCGCGTTCCTGCCCCAGTTCGTCGACCAGGACGCCGGCGCGGTGCCGCTGCAGATCGTGGTGCTGGGGGCCGTGACCGCGCTGATCGGGCTGGCCAGCGACATCGTGTACGCGGTCGCCGCCGGCTCGATCGGCGCGTGGCTGCGGGCCCGTCCCGCGTTCGCGAGGCGGCAGCGGTACGCGACCGGGCTGATCTACCTCGCGCTCGGCGCGGCGGCCGTGTTCGCCGCCCCGAGCGCCCGCCGTGCGTAG
- a CDS encoding TetR/AcrR family transcriptional regulator: MAAEHGTADGRRARGERRRAQIIEATLAVVLRDGAAGVTHRSVAKEAEITTSLTLYYFATLDDLLIAALSSVTEEYTERIRRLIESEDDPLDGLARLIAESAGPGRERALAERELSTLAARRPALRPVARRWRDNVAELARTRTDDPDAVEAFVAVSDGLCASLLLNDAEADPEHIRAVLGRTLRRTHQ; the protein is encoded by the coding sequence ATGGCGGCCGAGCACGGCACCGCCGACGGGCGGAGGGCACGCGGTGAACGCCGCCGGGCCCAGATCATCGAGGCGACGCTGGCGGTCGTCCTCCGCGACGGCGCCGCCGGTGTCACCCACCGCAGCGTCGCGAAGGAGGCGGAGATCACCACCAGCCTCACCCTCTACTACTTCGCGACCCTGGACGACCTCCTGATCGCGGCCCTGAGCAGCGTCACGGAGGAGTACACCGAGCGCATCCGCCGGCTCATCGAGTCCGAGGACGACCCGCTCGACGGCCTCGCGCGGCTCATCGCCGAATCCGCGGGCCCGGGCCGGGAGCGCGCCCTCGCCGAACGGGAGCTGTCGACCCTGGCGGCCCGCCGCCCCGCCCTGCGGCCGGTGGCGCGACGCTGGCGCGACAACGTCGCGGAACTCGCCCGGACGCGAACGGACGACCCGGACGCGGTCGAAGCCTTCGTCGCCGTGTCCGACGGCCTGTGCGCGTCCCTCCTCCTGAACGACGCCGAGGCCGATCCGGAGCACATCCGCGCCGTCCTCGGCAGAACACTGCGGCGAACTCACCAATAG
- a CDS encoding selenium-binding family protein translates to MRSRLDVRRALALVAVLILATGGAVADPSRHPSAAASVIRVGSSVVGSDGVRHSVTNHLVRTRTRTNRHTRREYVLAWAGAADPGTEGSPNPDFLAVIDATAGTPDYGKVVNTVTIDNSTGNEPHHMQYMWHKGQKIYAGGILSDTVFVFDATRLPQIGLSGVVQASDTPCGSAPDAFQVLSDGTAYMSAVGGPDVTGPCRYSGGQVREGNGFAGSPGEIVRIGPNGKVLSEAPAATKEGEDPKLCPNVPALPQPSCANPHGLQVREDLNRLITSDFVELRTPIVDNPNLARDTVRIFDITDRNAPRLLSVSRLPAGPRHDADLNTAEPRGAMETGVTHQPRHRGAFVATSGGGVIYYTPDITAKKPRWREVFDDATAFKSLFPKDTPTSDGDAGSWVQVSPDDRFLFHVVVSGGYTSPGERETGMLYVLDLRRLLAAGDRTRCSIDSPAEVTAGGAEPDCPSLIGAVPIRDVTSGGAHWGSLDNFALGRDGFYHETAQIRRVVTSNYFVAFTGVDGNHQICVSQVSPSGKPSLDTGFVDENTHAPCVEFNRDKWPHGDHGPARPHGVVFAVADADLR, encoded by the coding sequence GTGCGTTCAAGACTCGATGTTCGACGAGCGCTGGCCCTGGTGGCCGTGCTCATCCTCGCCACGGGTGGCGCCGTCGCGGATCCCTCCCGCCACCCGAGTGCCGCGGCGAGCGTGATCCGCGTCGGTTCGAGCGTCGTCGGCAGCGACGGCGTCCGGCACTCGGTGACCAACCATCTCGTCAGGACGCGGACTCGCACGAATCGCCACACGCGGCGGGAGTACGTCCTCGCCTGGGCCGGAGCCGCCGATCCGGGCACGGAGGGCTCGCCCAACCCGGACTTTCTGGCGGTCATCGACGCCACCGCCGGCACCCCCGACTACGGGAAAGTGGTCAACACCGTAACGATCGACAATTCGACCGGCAACGAGCCCCACCACATGCAGTACATGTGGCACAAGGGTCAGAAGATCTATGCAGGCGGCATCCTGTCGGACACGGTCTTCGTGTTCGACGCGACACGGCTGCCGCAGATCGGCCTGAGCGGCGTGGTCCAAGCCTCCGACACTCCGTGTGGATCCGCGCCCGACGCTTTCCAGGTCCTCTCCGACGGAACCGCGTACATGAGCGCCGTGGGCGGTCCGGACGTGACCGGACCGTGCCGCTATTCCGGTGGGCAGGTCCGCGAAGGAAACGGTTTCGCGGGTTCGCCGGGCGAAATAGTCCGCATCGGCCCGAACGGCAAGGTCCTCAGTGAGGCACCCGCCGCGACCAAGGAGGGCGAAGACCCGAAGCTGTGCCCCAACGTCCCGGCGCTCCCTCAGCCGAGTTGCGCCAACCCGCACGGCCTCCAGGTGCGCGAAGATCTCAATCGGCTGATCACCAGCGATTTCGTCGAACTTCGGACTCCGATCGTGGACAACCCGAACCTGGCACGCGACACCGTGCGGATCTTCGACATCACCGATCGCAACGCGCCTCGCCTGCTGTCGGTGTCACGCCTGCCGGCCGGCCCTCGACACGACGCCGACCTCAACACCGCCGAACCGCGCGGGGCGATGGAGACGGGAGTGACGCACCAACCCCGGCACCGGGGCGCCTTCGTCGCCACCAGCGGCGGCGGCGTGATCTACTACACCCCCGACATCACGGCGAAGAAGCCGCGGTGGCGGGAGGTCTTCGACGACGCCACGGCGTTCAAGTCGCTGTTCCCGAAAGACACCCCGACCTCCGATGGGGACGCCGGGAGCTGGGTGCAGGTCAGCCCGGACGATCGATTTCTCTTCCACGTCGTGGTCTCGGGCGGTTACACGTCACCTGGAGAACGTGAGACCGGAATGCTGTACGTCCTCGATCTGCGACGACTCCTCGCCGCGGGCGATCGCACACGGTGCTCGATAGATTCTCCCGCGGAAGTCACCGCCGGAGGCGCCGAGCCCGACTGCCCGTCCCTGATCGGCGCCGTTCCGATTCGCGATGTCACCTCAGGTGGTGCGCACTGGGGCTCGTTGGACAATTTCGCGCTCGGCCGTGACGGCTTCTACCACGAGACGGCACAGATTCGCCGGGTGGTGACGTCGAACTACTTCGTCGCGTTCACCGGCGTCGACGGGAACCATCAGATCTGCGTCAGCCAGGTGAGCCCGAGCGGAAAGCCGTCGCTTGACACAGGCTTCGTGGACGAGAACACCCATGCTCCCTGTGTCGAGTTCAACCGTGACAAGTGGCCGCACGGCGACCACGGGCCGGCCAGGCCGCACGGAGTGGTGTTCGCGGTCGCCGACGCCGATCTGCGCTGA
- a CDS encoding cytochrome P450, translated as MALDLLDGEMYATDPWSVYARLRAESPVHHDEENGLWGVSRHADVFAVERNPKVWTNSGGYRPQLPSDPSMIGQDDPEHAHRRRMVYQRFTPRGVSRYADRIRSTAVDCIATALEKGTVDAVPALAAPLPARVIGWLLGFPEDMWPRLVHWSATAVYAGGGLRYITDDATIAAGEYALAVLEMAADRRARPTDDLLSVWSNAGPEQPAYDDEHLAHEALLLLVGGAETTRTVIATALDALIRHPAQWRKLRDDPSLIPDAVEEFVRWTTPILNMCRVAARDAEIAGVKIPAGGQILLMYGSANRDEAVFEDPDVFDVTRRPGDHIAFGLGPHFCLGASLARLELQIFFEEFIARVDTAEWADDEGPRILRNAFVRGVTEFPVILTPR; from the coding sequence ATGGCCCTCGACCTTCTCGACGGCGAGATGTACGCCACCGACCCCTGGTCCGTCTACGCGAGGCTGCGCGCCGAGTCACCCGTCCACCACGACGAGGAGAACGGCCTGTGGGGCGTCTCACGGCACGCCGACGTCTTCGCGGTCGAGCGCAATCCCAAGGTGTGGACGAACTCGGGCGGCTACCGGCCGCAACTGCCGTCCGACCCGTCGATGATCGGGCAGGACGACCCCGAGCACGCGCACCGGCGCCGCATGGTCTACCAGCGCTTCACCCCGCGCGGCGTCTCGCGCTACGCCGACCGCATCCGGTCGACCGCCGTCGACTGCATCGCCACGGCCCTGGAGAAGGGGACCGTGGACGCCGTCCCGGCCCTGGCGGCGCCCCTGCCCGCCCGCGTCATCGGCTGGCTGCTCGGCTTCCCCGAGGACATGTGGCCGCGCCTCGTCCACTGGTCGGCGACGGCCGTGTACGCGGGCGGCGGCCTCCGCTACATCACCGACGACGCGACGATCGCCGCCGGGGAGTACGCCCTCGCGGTCCTGGAGATGGCCGCGGACCGCCGCGCCCGCCCGACCGACGACCTGCTGTCGGTCTGGTCGAACGCGGGCCCTGAACAGCCCGCCTACGACGACGAGCACCTCGCGCACGAGGCCCTGCTCCTCCTGGTCGGCGGCGCGGAGACGACCCGGACGGTCATCGCGACCGCCCTGGACGCCCTGATCCGGCACCCGGCGCAATGGCGGAAACTGCGCGACGACCCGTCCCTCATTCCGGACGCCGTCGAGGAGTTCGTCCGCTGGACGACCCCGATCCTCAACATGTGCCGGGTGGCCGCGCGCGACGCCGAGATCGCAGGCGTGAAGATCCCGGCGGGCGGCCAGATCCTGCTGATGTACGGGTCCGCCAACCGCGACGAGGCGGTCTTCGAGGACCCGGACGTCTTCGACGTGACCCGCCGCCCAGGCGACCACATCGCCTTCGGCCTGGGCCCCCACTTCTGCCTGGGCGCCTCTCTCGCCCGCCTGGAACTCCAGATCTTCTTCGAGGAGTTCATCGCCCGCGTGGACACGGCGGAATGGGCGGACGACGAAGGCCCCCGAATCCTCCGCAACGCCTTCGTCAGGGGCGTCACCGAATTCCCGGTGATCCTGACGCCCAGGTGA